A single window of Synechococcus sp. CBW1004 DNA harbors:
- a CDS encoding NAD(P)-dependent oxidoreductase — protein sequence MRSLPPATVIGASGYVGRALVEALHRRGRTVLAPGRGQEAELREAAEVGDLFYCAGLTADYARQPAATAEAHLGLLSRLLEWLRPRRVVYLSSTRLFDSRPGEPVSDSTPLLLDPLNPRHLYDLTKAAGESLCLAMAGERARIARLSCIWSGEDDAPGFLPGLLRQLLAQQANGDGPRRLVIPSHPDLARHYMHRQDLVEALLALAERDEHPPITSLTSEPEAVTNAALAACLERLFAAKLRFAPPPSTPVLLPVPPRLDLSHQMQLPIRPPQPLLHHLKALFSTPHHS from the coding sequence ATGCGCTCCCTGCCACCGGCCACGGTGATTGGCGCCAGTGGTTATGTCGGCCGCGCTCTGGTCGAGGCGCTCCATCGCCGAGGCCGCACCGTGCTGGCTCCTGGCCGCGGTCAGGAGGCCGAGCTGCGCGAGGCAGCCGAGGTCGGCGATCTCTTCTACTGCGCCGGATTGACCGCTGATTACGCCCGTCAGCCGGCGGCCACCGCCGAAGCGCATCTGGGTCTGCTGTCCCGGCTCCTGGAGTGGCTGCGGCCGCGGCGGGTGGTCTACCTCTCCTCCACCCGTCTTTTCGACAGCCGGCCCGGTGAGCCTGTCAGCGACAGCACCCCGCTGCTGCTTGATCCGCTCAATCCACGCCATCTCTATGACCTCACCAAAGCCGCGGGTGAGTCACTGTGTCTGGCCATGGCTGGAGAGCGTGCGCGCATCGCCCGACTGTCCTGTATCTGGAGCGGGGAGGACGATGCCCCAGGCTTTCTGCCCGGCCTGCTGCGCCAGCTGCTGGCGCAGCAGGCCAACGGAGACGGTCCACGCCGCCTCGTGATTCCCAGTCATCCCGACCTGGCACGTCATTACATGCACCGCCAGGATCTGGTGGAGGCCTTGCTCGCCCTCGCTGAGCGCGACGAGCATCCGCCGATCACCAGCCTGACCTCCGAGCCTGAGGCCGTCACGAATGCTGCGTTGGCGGCCTGTCTGGAAAGGCTCTTTGCCGCCAAGCTCCGTTTTGCCCCGCCTCCGTCAACACCAGTTCTTCTTCCTGTGCCCCCGCGGTTGGATCTCAGCCACCAGATGCAGCTCCCGATCAGGCCGCCTCAACCACTGTTGCATCATCTGAAGGCCCTGTTCTCCACTCCTCACCATTCATGA
- a CDS encoding IS5 family transposase, with product MYRKHHNGQLSIEAFHLPFGGTLDPDNRWVIFSSLMPWEELEETYAPQFSPTTGAPAKSVRLAFGALFIKQRLGLSDEETVEQIRENAYMQYFLGFAGYTSKSPFDPSMMVHFRKRFSEDDLKRINELIAERGKAMVIEAVSSRQDDDHPDDPSVDAGTQISIDDFVKPADWPEDKNWGTLTIDASCTPADITYPTDLKLLNEARESTERIIDDLRSQHPDLRKHKPRYDRGRARAAFLNVAKQKKPRRRKTKAAIRRQLDYLQRNLDAIDALIASGASLSGLKTHWWKKLLVISELHRQQTILLYSKTRSMPDRIVNLIQRHVRPIARGKARAAFEFGAKISVSVRNGFAFLHRISWDPYNESEDLISQAKKYKREHGCYPERICADRIYINTKNRNFCTRNNIRLSGKRLGRPPKDPGVNAVHKQQLSADQRKRNEVEGVFGSGKRKYSLQLIMARLPQGAETTISMAFLVMCAEKILRLLRLFFVAIYSWFLCVTTSWLALGGAKKHLPV from the coding sequence ATGTACCGGAAACACCATAACGGGCAGCTTTCAATCGAGGCGTTCCATCTCCCTTTTGGCGGAACATTGGACCCGGACAACCGCTGGGTGATCTTCTCCTCTCTGATGCCATGGGAAGAGCTGGAAGAAACGTATGCCCCTCAGTTCAGCCCCACGACTGGTGCCCCCGCGAAGTCTGTGAGATTGGCATTTGGTGCGCTGTTCATTAAGCAGCGCCTTGGCTTGAGCGATGAGGAAACCGTCGAGCAGATCCGAGAAAATGCATACATGCAGTATTTTTTGGGTTTTGCCGGCTACACCAGTAAATCACCATTCGACCCGTCGATGATGGTGCATTTCCGCAAGCGTTTCTCAGAGGATGACCTCAAGCGGATCAACGAACTGATTGCAGAACGCGGTAAGGCCATGGTGATCGAGGCTGTGTCGTCACGGCAAGATGACGACCACCCCGACGATCCAAGTGTTGATGCTGGAACCCAGATCTCCATTGACGATTTCGTGAAGCCAGCAGATTGGCCCGAGGACAAGAACTGGGGAACATTGACCATCGATGCCTCTTGCACGCCAGCCGACATCACCTATCCCACTGATCTGAAGCTACTCAATGAGGCGAGGGAGTCAACCGAACGAATCATTGATGATCTGCGCAGTCAGCACCCAGATCTGCGTAAGCATAAGCCTCGATATGATCGAGGCAGGGCGCGTGCTGCTTTCCTCAATGTCGCCAAGCAGAAAAAGCCACGTCGTCGCAAAACAAAAGCCGCAATACGCCGCCAGCTCGACTACCTGCAGCGCAATCTTGATGCCATCGATGCCCTGATCGCCTCTGGCGCAAGCCTTTCGGGTCTCAAGACGCATTGGTGGAAGAAGCTTCTCGTGATCAGTGAGCTGCACCGACAGCAGACGATCTTGCTGTACTCCAAGACACGCAGCATGCCCGACCGCATCGTCAACTTGATTCAGCGACATGTTCGCCCCATTGCTCGTGGCAAAGCAAGAGCCGCTTTTGAGTTTGGTGCCAAAATTAGTGTTTCCGTGCGCAATGGCTTTGCCTTCCTTCACAGGATCAGCTGGGATCCGTACAATGAGTCCGAAGACTTGATTTCACAAGCCAAGAAGTACAAGCGAGAGCATGGCTGCTACCCTGAGCGCATCTGCGCCGATCGCATCTACATCAACACTAAGAATCGAAACTTCTGTACGAGGAACAATATCCGACTATCTGGCAAACGACTTGGGAGGCCACCGAAGGATCCAGGAGTCAACGCTGTGCACAAGCAGCAGCTCAGCGCTGACCAGCGCAAGCGAAACGAGGTTGAGGGTGTCTTTGGTTCAGGGAAGCGCAAGTATTCACTTCAGTTGATCATGGCTCGCCTGCCTCAGGGTGCAGAAACGACGATCTCGATGGCATTCCTGGTGATGTGTGCCGAGAAGATCCTGAGGCTCCTCCGCCTCTTTTTTGTCGCGATTTATTCCTGGTTTTTGTGCGTTACAACGTCTTGGCTGGCTCTTGGTGGCGCCAAGAAGCATTTGCCAGTTTGA
- a CDS encoding glycosyltransferase family 41 protein gives MSARGFASQSPTPPPRALQGQKPGRQVQFEQLLAADQLQPAADLAVDLMSTDPTTRLNADFVASVIGLRQRLGVADPGLALLDDCIRANPAHEGLRLQRSRLFGLKAEWQQVIESWYGWFPASTAFAPGFDKFLAGYIQSAAKAFSEHRYFDGALICCRYLAFRSDNADLWSNLGIFQTRLSHFGASEKSLLNSIRLNPSRSNVWNSLGNLYSKTARHDKAIEAFRKSIELEPSNPNPWSNLANEHHIKAELDEAYRCSAKAIELKPDSPPSFDHLTRMRRVCDFAGIQKQDWFDAAQTMPVNSIPFTSLNFLTLAETHDQHLKLRAVYERWAQWVQNPAYQSPISQPMIARLGRDGAPIRIGLLSADLRQHSVAKFLNPIVDQLDRHRFELEAFSCYPDPNDPVQKELRIKIPQFHDVERLSHRELASLVRERSIDVLMDLTGFTNHNRAGVVAYRPAPVQIGWLGYPGTTALADLDYLLLDQYLAPASPDYMVEKALIMQGSSVCFGSMTEIAITEELPCQRNGHVSFGSLNNSYKLTPKVVDLWASVLRQVPNSRLLFYRREFESRLLRENLSAEFASRGVDPSRLTMINNRAQGRYFLDCYNDIDLSMDTFPVVGGTTTCDALWMGVPVVGLEGTNIHQRVCSAILRNLGCPELVAVSEEEFIAKSVALAQDVPRLIHYRSTLREQMRQSVLCDAHAFARNFEVAITSAVQSA, from the coding sequence ATGTCGGCGCGTGGTTTTGCTTCGCAGTCTCCGACGCCCCCGCCTCGAGCGCTGCAGGGGCAGAAGCCTGGTCGCCAGGTTCAGTTTGAGCAGTTACTGGCCGCCGATCAGCTGCAACCTGCCGCTGATCTGGCTGTTGATTTAATGAGCACTGATCCAACCACCAGGCTCAATGCAGACTTCGTTGCGAGTGTGATCGGTCTTCGTCAACGCCTCGGAGTTGCCGATCCAGGTCTAGCCCTGCTGGATGATTGTATTCGCGCCAATCCCGCGCATGAAGGCCTCCGCTTGCAGCGAAGTCGTCTGTTTGGGTTGAAGGCTGAGTGGCAGCAGGTGATTGAATCCTGGTATGGCTGGTTTCCAGCCTCGACGGCTTTTGCTCCTGGATTTGACAAGTTCCTAGCAGGCTATATTCAGTCTGCTGCGAAAGCCTTCAGCGAGCACCGTTATTTTGATGGTGCCCTGATTTGTTGCCGCTATCTGGCTTTTCGCTCTGATAATGCTGATTTATGGTCGAATCTTGGCATCTTTCAGACACGCCTGAGTCACTTTGGTGCCAGCGAGAAGAGCCTGCTGAATTCGATTCGCCTCAACCCGAGTCGATCGAATGTATGGAATAGCCTCGGCAACCTCTATTCCAAGACGGCGCGCCATGACAAGGCTATTGAGGCGTTCCGGAAGTCGATCGAGCTTGAACCCTCGAATCCTAACCCTTGGTCTAATCTCGCTAACGAGCATCACATCAAGGCCGAGCTTGATGAGGCCTATCGTTGCAGTGCCAAGGCCATTGAATTGAAGCCCGACTCGCCACCGAGTTTCGACCATCTCACCCGCATGCGCAGGGTCTGTGACTTTGCTGGTATCCAGAAGCAAGACTGGTTTGATGCTGCGCAAACCATGCCTGTCAATTCTATTCCGTTCACATCGCTGAACTTTCTGACGCTTGCGGAAACCCATGATCAGCATCTGAAGCTGCGTGCTGTCTATGAACGGTGGGCGCAGTGGGTCCAGAACCCTGCCTACCAAAGTCCAATCTCGCAACCCATGATTGCCCGGCTAGGCAGGGATGGTGCGCCGATACGCATCGGTTTACTCAGTGCTGATCTGCGGCAGCACTCTGTTGCCAAATTTCTGAATCCTATCGTCGACCAACTCGATCGTCACCGCTTTGAGCTGGAGGCTTTTTCCTGCTATCCGGACCCCAATGATCCTGTTCAGAAGGAATTACGTATCAAGATCCCGCAGTTTCATGATGTTGAGCGCCTGAGCCATCGCGAACTGGCCTCCCTTGTTCGTGAGCGCTCGATCGACGTTCTCATGGACCTCACTGGCTTTACGAACCACAATCGTGCGGGCGTTGTTGCTTATCGTCCTGCGCCTGTCCAGATTGGCTGGCTCGGATATCCCGGTACGACCGCTCTGGCTGATCTGGATTATCTGCTGTTGGATCAATACCTGGCTCCTGCTTCACCGGATTACATGGTTGAGAAAGCCTTGATCATGCAGGGTTCATCAGTCTGCTTTGGCTCCATGACGGAAATTGCGATTACAGAAGAGCTTCCCTGTCAACGCAATGGCCACGTATCTTTTGGCAGTCTTAATAACAGCTATAAGCTCACCCCTAAGGTTGTAGACCTCTGGGCGTCGGTCTTGCGTCAGGTCCCCAACTCAAGACTGCTCTTCTATCGGCGGGAGTTTGAGTCGCGTTTGTTGCGTGAGAACTTGTCCGCCGAGTTCGCGTCTCGCGGTGTTGATCCTTCTCGTTTGACCATGATCAATAATCGTGCACAGGGGCGTTACTTCCTGGATTGTTACAATGACATTGATCTTTCGATGGATACCTTTCCTGTGGTGGGAGGAACGACAACCTGCGATGCTCTCTGGATGGGTGTTCCAGTTGTCGGCCTCGAAGGTACGAATATTCACCAGCGCGTCTGCTCTGCAATCCTGCGCAATCTTGGTTGCCCTGAGTTGGTTGCTGTCTCCGAGGAGGAGTTTATTGCCAAGTCTGTTGCCCTGGCTCAGGATGTCCCTCGACTCATTCATTATCGCTCGACTCTGCGTGAGCAGATGCGTCAATCTGTGCTGTGTGATGCCCACGCCTTTGCGCGCAATTTTGAAGTGGCGATTACATCCGCTGTTCAGTCTGCTTAG
- a CDS encoding class I SAM-dependent methyltransferase, translating to MKPNSPHWQHVFGWLDLEAAFFTCAYAAEFLGEGLVFNSLEIGVHHGKYFLVLEQLTPPDGDCWAVDVFSRQDLNVDHSGRGNQRIFLQHVADFAKHPQRVKSLELDSLDLDPARLGRHQFGLISIDGGHTATHTINDLQVGQELLGPYGMLILDDILNQDWLGVVSGATSFFSSPLARRLVPFAIGFNKLFCCHFSHSDAVLARLEADPSVLARYNLRIRKRTSFCGFPMLSLGVLDLERDSSVLPSS from the coding sequence ATGAAGCCAAACTCTCCCCATTGGCAGCATGTCTTCGGATGGCTCGATCTTGAGGCGGCTTTCTTTACGTGTGCTTATGCAGCCGAGTTTCTGGGCGAGGGGCTCGTTTTCAACTCGCTCGAGATAGGCGTTCATCACGGCAAGTATTTTCTGGTTCTCGAGCAGCTGACGCCTCCGGACGGGGATTGTTGGGCTGTGGATGTGTTTTCGCGGCAGGATCTCAATGTGGATCACTCAGGTCGCGGCAATCAACGGATCTTTCTGCAGCATGTTGCCGATTTCGCCAAGCATCCTCAGCGCGTGAAGTCGCTGGAGCTGGATTCTCTCGATCTCGACCCAGCGCGGTTGGGTCGCCATCAATTTGGTTTGATTTCGATTGACGGTGGCCATACAGCTACGCATACGATCAACGACCTTCAGGTCGGCCAGGAGCTACTCGGCCCATATGGAATGCTCATACTTGATGACATCCTCAATCAGGACTGGCTCGGTGTCGTCTCGGGAGCGACATCCTTCTTCTCTTCACCCCTGGCGCGAAGGCTGGTTCCTTTCGCTATTGGCTTCAACAAGCTTTTCTGTTGTCACTTCTCACATTCGGATGCTGTCCTGGCCCGATTGGAGGCGGATCCGTCTGTTCTGGCTCGATACAACCTCCGGATCCGCAAGAGAACGTCTTTTTGTGGGTTTCCTATGCTTTCGCTCGGTGTCTTGGACTTGGAGCGCGACTCATCCGTCCTTCCGTCGTCTTGA
- a CDS encoding IS5 family transposase: protein MYRREHRYQLSFENFFLPFGGKLSGDNRWIKLAELIPWDELEDDYAAQFCKGFGAPAKPFRMALGALIIKARLGLTDEELVEQIKENPYLQFFIGLEAFQSSAPFDPSMMVYFRKRLPEAIVNDCNERIVRHGLKMIRSSDPQGPADDDSSGGSTSPPDQPKPSSQKQPNQGSLLIDATCAPVDIRHPTDLSLLNEAREMTEILIDAMHPHVRERFGHKPRTHRKKARRQFLAVAKKKKPRISKIRKAIKQQLGHLKRNLASVDALIACGGCLLAAGRHIYRKLLVISELVRQQTILYHADSRSIPDRIVSLCQAHIRPIVRGKARCNVEFGAKISISVTGEGFTFLDRLSYDPYNEGEDLKGQAISYRRRHGHYPQVICADQIYRTRSNRAFCQRHGIRLSGPRLGRPKNDPELVAAEKQQFIDDQRQRNAVEGKIGQGKRRFGLGLIREKLAVTQGSTIALNILVMNLEKLLELLFVLFASWLQLLLCNQPGKGSPFVCVSTHLSPT, encoded by the coding sequence ATGTATCGGCGTGAGCATCGTTATCAGCTCTCGTTCGAAAACTTCTTCCTGCCGTTTGGCGGCAAACTCTCCGGTGATAATCGGTGGATCAAGCTGGCTGAGCTCATTCCGTGGGATGAACTGGAGGACGACTACGCGGCGCAATTCTGTAAGGGCTTTGGAGCACCGGCAAAACCCTTTCGCATGGCACTGGGTGCCTTGATCATCAAGGCCCGTCTCGGGCTCACGGATGAAGAACTGGTGGAGCAGATCAAGGAAAACCCCTATCTCCAGTTTTTCATTGGCTTGGAAGCGTTCCAGTCTTCGGCGCCGTTTGATCCATCGATGATGGTGTATTTCCGCAAGCGCTTGCCAGAAGCGATTGTGAATGACTGCAATGAACGGATTGTGCGCCACGGCCTGAAAATGATTCGCTCATCAGATCCCCAGGGCCCAGCGGATGACGACAGCAGTGGCGGATCGACCAGTCCTCCCGACCAACCAAAGCCATCCTCGCAGAAGCAGCCGAATCAGGGTTCACTCTTGATCGATGCCACCTGTGCGCCGGTGGATATCCGTCATCCCACCGATCTATCCCTGCTCAATGAAGCCAGGGAGATGACTGAGATCCTGATTGATGCGATGCATCCCCACGTCAGGGAACGCTTTGGCCACAAGCCGCGTACACACCGCAAAAAGGCGAGGCGGCAGTTTCTTGCAGTGGCCAAAAAGAAGAAGCCAAGGATCAGCAAGATCCGCAAAGCGATCAAACAGCAGCTTGGTCACCTCAAGCGGAATCTGGCAAGCGTTGACGCCCTGATCGCCTGTGGTGGCTGCCTTCTGGCCGCCGGACGGCATATCTACCGGAAGTTGCTGGTGATCAGCGAGCTGGTCCGCCAGCAGACCATTCTCTATCACGCAGACAGCAGAAGTATCCCAGATCGCATCGTCAGCCTCTGCCAGGCACATATCAGGCCGATTGTCCGCGGGAAAGCTCGTTGCAATGTTGAGTTCGGAGCCAAGATCTCAATCTCTGTCACCGGCGAGGGATTCACCTTCCTCGATCGCCTGAGTTATGACCCCTACAACGAAGGAGAAGACCTCAAGGGTCAAGCGATTTCCTATCGGCGTCGCCATGGTCACTATCCGCAGGTGATTTGTGCTGACCAGATCTACCGCACAAGATCGAACCGTGCTTTCTGCCAGCGCCATGGAATCCGTTTGAGTGGCCCGCGACTTGGACGGCCGAAGAACGATCCTGAATTGGTGGCTGCCGAGAAGCAGCAGTTCATCGATGACCAGCGCCAAAGGAATGCCGTTGAAGGCAAGATCGGCCAAGGCAAGAGGCGTTTTGGACTGGGCCTGATACGTGAGAAGCTCGCTGTGACCCAGGGTTCAACCATCGCACTCAATATTCTGGTGATGAACCTCGAGAAGCTGCTGGAGCTTCTTTTTGTTCTTTTTGCGTCCTGGCTGCAACTTCTCCTGTGCAATCAACCAGGCAAGGGGTCACCATTCGTGTGTGTGAGCACTCATCTCAGCCCCACATGA
- a CDS encoding DUF6447 family protein yields the protein MEQLSQPSTITIDGREFSLDSLSAEAREQIARISAADRRLQELQVDFVITQTARASFAEKLKTLLPA from the coding sequence ATGGAACAGTTGTCCCAGCCTTCCACCATTACCATCGACGGCAGGGAGTTCTCATTGGACTCTCTATCCGCCGAGGCGCGTGAACAGATCGCGCGCATCAGTGCCGCTGATCGTCGCCTTCAGGAGTTGCAGGTTGATTTCGTCATCACTCAGACTGCTCGCGCTTCATTCGCTGAGAAGTTGAAGACCCTGCTCCCTGCCTAA
- a CDS encoding DapH/DapD/GlmU-related protein: MISSLADIEPSSRGSLISIGEDSVVDSFVKFKPAGGLGAVRIGSRCVINSGCVIYTGNGISIGDDVAIAANCTLAPVNHAFEDADELIRKQGFLPSRGGIRIGNDVWIGANCVLLDGAVLEDGVVVAAGSVVRSRLHAYGVYAGTPLRLIRQRVPRSRSTDGPAAGPQQPRL, translated from the coding sequence ATGATCTCGTCATTGGCTGACATTGAGCCATCGTCGCGAGGATCGTTGATCTCCATTGGCGAAGATTCTGTCGTTGATAGCTTCGTCAAATTCAAGCCCGCTGGCGGCTTGGGCGCAGTTCGGATTGGCAGTCGATGTGTGATCAATTCTGGTTGCGTTATCTATACCGGAAATGGTATCTCCATTGGCGATGATGTGGCCATAGCCGCAAATTGTACCCTTGCTCCCGTTAATCATGCCTTTGAAGATGCTGATGAGCTGATTCGTAAGCAGGGTTTTCTTCCGAGTAGGGGGGGGATACGTATTGGCAATGATGTCTGGATCGGCGCTAACTGTGTCCTTCTGGATGGCGCCGTCCTGGAGGATGGTGTGGTCGTCGCCGCCGGTTCGGTTGTACGGTCCCGCCTGCACGCTTATGGCGTCTACGCCGGTACGCCCCTCCGCCTGATCAGGCAGCGTGTGCCCCGCAGCCGGTCCACCGATGGCCCTGCAGCCGGCCCCCAGCAGCCACGTCTGTAG
- the secA gene encoding preprotein translocase subunit SecA gives MLKLLLGDPNARKLKRYQPIVSDINLLEEEVSPLSDDELRGLTAEFRQKLESARSSGGSLEAQLARERQLLDELLPQAFAVVREAGRRVLGMRHFDVQLIGGMVLHDGQIAEMKTGEGKTLVATLPSYLNALTGRGVHVVTVNDYLARRDAEWMGQIHRFLGLSVGLIQQDMDPATRRRNYGCDITYATNSELGFDYLRDNMAADIIEVVQRPFQYCVIDEVDSILIDEARTPLIISGQVERPQEKYQRAADVAAALEKAAEQGKDGIDPEGDYEVDEKQRSCTLTDEGFARAEQMLGVNDLFDPQDPWAHYINNALKAKELFIRDVNYIVRGDEVVIVDEFTGRVMPGRRWSDGQHQAIEAKEGLPIQPETQTLASITYQNFFLLYPRLAGMTGTAKTEEVEFEKTYKLEVTIVPTNRRSQRGDWTDQVYKSEAAKWRAVALETAAVHAESRPVLVGTTSVEKSELLSSLLAEQNIPHNLLNAKPENVEREAEIVAQAGRAGAVTIATNMAGRGTDIILGGNADFMARLKLREVLLPRLVRPEEGHRPPVPLQRSAEGGGGFSATSLAKAPAASQSSLYPCSLSADTDAELVALVKQLVQAWGDRALTLLELEDRIAQAGEKAPTDDPQIQRLRACIARVKAEYEQVTKTEEQRVREAGGLHVIGTERHESRRVDNQLRGRAGRQGDPGTTRFFLSLEDNLLRIFGGDRVAGLMNAFRVEEDMPIESGMLTRSLEGAQKKVETYYYDIRKQVFEYDEVMNNQRKAVYAERRRVLEGRELKAQVIGYGERTIDDIVEAYVNPDLPPEEWDLDRLVGKVQEFIYLLEDLKPEHVRGLSMEELKTFLQEQMRNAYDLKEGQVEQQRPGLMREAERFFILQQIDTLWREHLQAMDALRESVGLRGYGQKDPLIEYKNEGYDMFLEMMTQMRRNVIYSMFMFQPAPVQNQATLV, from the coding sequence ATGCTTAAGCTGCTGCTGGGTGATCCCAATGCCCGCAAGCTGAAGCGGTACCAGCCGATCGTCTCTGACATCAACCTCCTCGAGGAGGAGGTGTCTCCCCTCAGCGACGACGAGCTGCGCGGCCTCACCGCCGAGTTCCGGCAGAAGCTCGAGAGCGCCCGATCCAGCGGCGGCAGCCTCGAGGCCCAGCTCGCCCGCGAGCGGCAGCTGCTCGATGAGCTGCTCCCCCAGGCCTTCGCGGTGGTGCGCGAGGCCGGCCGGCGCGTGCTGGGGATGCGCCACTTCGATGTGCAGCTGATCGGCGGCATGGTGCTGCACGACGGCCAGATCGCCGAGATGAAGACCGGCGAGGGCAAGACCCTGGTGGCGACCCTGCCCTCCTACCTCAATGCCCTCACCGGCCGCGGTGTGCATGTGGTGACGGTGAACGACTACCTGGCCCGGCGCGACGCCGAGTGGATGGGCCAGATCCACCGCTTCCTTGGCCTGTCGGTGGGCCTGATCCAGCAGGATATGGATCCGGCCACGCGCCGCCGCAACTACGGTTGCGACATTACCTACGCCACCAACTCGGAGCTGGGCTTCGACTATCTGCGTGACAACATGGCCGCTGACATCATCGAGGTGGTGCAGCGACCCTTCCAGTACTGCGTCATCGACGAAGTCGACTCGATCCTGATCGATGAGGCGCGCACGCCACTGATCATCTCCGGTCAGGTGGAACGCCCCCAGGAGAAGTACCAGCGCGCTGCCGACGTGGCCGCGGCCCTGGAGAAAGCCGCCGAGCAGGGGAAGGACGGCATCGACCCCGAGGGCGACTATGAGGTGGACGAGAAGCAGCGCAGCTGCACGCTCACCGATGAGGGCTTCGCGCGGGCTGAGCAGATGCTGGGCGTCAACGATCTGTTCGATCCTCAGGATCCCTGGGCGCATTACATCAACAATGCCCTGAAGGCCAAGGAGTTGTTCATCCGCGACGTGAACTACATCGTGCGCGGAGACGAGGTGGTGATCGTCGATGAGTTCACCGGTCGTGTCATGCCCGGTCGTCGCTGGAGCGACGGACAGCACCAGGCGATCGAAGCCAAGGAGGGACTGCCGATCCAGCCTGAGACCCAGACGCTCGCTTCGATCACCTACCAGAACTTCTTCCTGCTGTATCCCCGTCTCGCCGGTATGACCGGCACTGCCAAGACCGAGGAGGTGGAATTCGAGAAGACCTACAAGCTCGAAGTCACGATCGTGCCCACCAATCGCCGCAGCCAGCGCGGTGACTGGACCGATCAGGTCTATAAGAGTGAGGCGGCCAAGTGGCGTGCCGTTGCCCTTGAGACCGCCGCTGTTCACGCTGAGAGTCGGCCGGTGCTGGTTGGAACCACGAGCGTCGAGAAATCCGAGCTGCTCAGTTCCCTGCTCGCCGAACAGAACATCCCCCATAACCTGCTCAACGCCAAGCCCGAGAACGTGGAGCGCGAGGCGGAGATCGTCGCCCAGGCCGGCCGAGCCGGCGCCGTGACGATCGCCACCAACATGGCCGGTCGCGGCACCGACATCATCCTGGGTGGCAATGCCGACTTCATGGCGCGCCTGAAGTTGCGTGAGGTGCTGCTGCCCCGGCTGGTGCGCCCCGAGGAGGGGCACCGTCCGCCGGTGCCGCTGCAGCGTTCCGCCGAAGGGGGCGGTGGCTTCAGCGCAACGTCCCTGGCCAAGGCTCCTGCGGCCTCCCAGAGCAGCCTCTATCCCTGCAGCCTCAGCGCCGACACCGATGCGGAGCTGGTGGCGTTGGTCAAGCAGCTGGTGCAGGCCTGGGGTGATCGCGCTCTGACGCTGCTCGAGCTGGAGGATCGCATCGCCCAGGCGGGTGAGAAGGCGCCCACCGACGACCCCCAGATTCAGCGTCTGCGGGCCTGCATCGCCCGGGTCAAGGCGGAATACGAGCAGGTGACGAAGACGGAGGAGCAGCGGGTGCGTGAAGCCGGTGGCCTCCATGTGATCGGCACCGAGCGGCACGAGTCACGGCGGGTGGACAACCAGCTGCGGGGTCGGGCTGGGCGTCAGGGAGACCCCGGTACCACCCGCTTCTTCCTGTCGCTGGAGGACAACCTGCTGCGCATCTTCGGTGGTGATCGCGTCGCCGGCCTGATGAATGCATTCCGCGTTGAGGAGGACATGCCGATCGAATCCGGCATGCTCACCCGCTCGCTGGAGGGTGCCCAGAAGAAGGTGGAAACCTACTACTACGACATCCGCAAGCAGGTGTTCGAATATGACGAGGTGATGAATAACCAGCGCAAGGCGGTGTATGCAGAGCGGCGTCGTGTGCTGGAGGGGCGTGAGCTGAAGGCGCAGGTGATCGGCTATGGCGAGCGCACCATTGACGACATCGTCGAGGCCTATGTCAATCCCGATCTGCCGCCAGAAGAATGGGATCTCGATCGCCTGGTCGGCAAGGTCCAGGAATTCATCTATCTGCTGGAAGATCTCAAGCCCGAGCATGTGCGCGGCCTGTCAATGGAGGAGCTCAAGACCTTCTTGCAGGAGCAGATGCGGAACGCCTACGACCTCAAGGAGGGTCAGGTGGAGCAGCAGAGGCCAGGCTTGATGCGGGAGGCGGAGCGCTTCTTTATCCTCCAGCAGATCGACACGCTCTGGCGTGAGCATCTGCAGGCGATGGATGCGCTGCGCGAGTCGGTGGGTTTACGGGGTTACGGCCAGAAGGATCCGCTGATTGAGTACAAGAACGAAGGTTATGACATGTTTCTGGAAATGATGACGCAGATGCGCCGCAACGTCATTTATTCGATGTTCATGTTCCAGCCTGCTCCGGTGCAGAATCAGGCGACCTTGGTCTGA